In Candidatus Accumulibacter cognatus, the genomic window CGTGGCCGGGGAAGAGGCTCGCCAGACGTTCGAACTCGTCGATGCAGATCAGTACCCGCGGTACGGCAGTGAAGTTTTCGAGCGCCTCCAGCCACCGCCGTAGCGCCTCGATCTGCGGGCCCTCGGGAAACGCCGGCAGTTGGAGGCGGCGGTCCTGATCCGCCTGAACGCGCGCCTGTTCGGCGAGCGCCCGGTAGGAGGCGAGCGGCGGCGTCGCCGGATTGTCCTAATTCGCGCAGGTTCCGTATTGACTGAAGCCTTGCTAGACTGCCGTCGCACTCCCCGATCCCCAACTCCCGCTCCATCATCAAGCCCCGAGAGGCAGTGACCAGCAAACGCGCACTTTGCATCGACATCACGACCGCCGCCTCTTGCCGCTTGACGATGCGGGGCAACTGGCGCCCGACGATGTGGCTCGCGCCTGCGCCCAGCCTTTTGACTGGAACCCGACATGAAACCCCACGCTTTCATCGCCATGCCGTTCGGCAGCAAACCCGGTCACGACGGCCGGCCGATCGACTTCAATCGCGTCTATGCCGAATACATCCGGCCGGCGCTGGAGGCGGCGGGCCTCGAGGTCTTCCGGGCTGACGAGGACAGCCGCGCCGGCGATATCCGAACCGACATGTTCCAGGAGCTGCTGGTCGCCGATCTGGTAGTTGCCGATCTGACGCTCGACAACGCCAACGTCTGGTATGAACTGGGGGTGCGGCACGCCTTGCGCGCACGCGGCGTGGTCCTGGTGCAGGGGCCGCGGCCGAACCAGCCGTTCGACATTTACACCGACCGCAAGCTCAACTACTCGCTGCTCGACGGTGCTCCCGACCCGGCGAAGCTGCCGGCCGAGCGTGACGCGCTGACTGCGATGGTGCGCGCGAGCATGGCGACCTCGACCCGGCGGAAGGTGAGCCCGGTGTTCCAGTTGATTCCCAACCTGGAACAGCCGGAATGGCGCCGGCTACTGCTCGCCGAGCGCAACGAGTTTTCCGATGCGTACGACAGCTGGTCGAGCCGCATGGAAGTCGCGCGCCAGAAAAACCGGCCAGGCGACATCCTGGTCCTCGCCGACGAGACGCCGATGCGCGCGCTGCACATCGAAGCCAGGCGCAGCGCCGGCAACGCCCTGCTCAAGCTCCAGCAATACGAACTGGCGCTCGAGCAGTTCGAACTCGCGCTCGAGATCGATGCCGACGACAAGGCCAGTCGCGAGAAGAAGTCTGTCTGTCTGGGCCGCCTCGGACGTTTCGAGGATGCACGGGAATGCGTCAGCCAGCTCACCAACGACCATCCGCGGGACGCCGAATCCTGGGCGCTCGCCGGCCGTGTCGAGAAGGAATGCTGGCTGGCCCTCTGGCGCCGGCCGGGGCTGACGCCGGCAGAGATGCACGCGCTGGCGCGGGACGAGAACGCCGCCCTGGGCGAGGCGATCGATCCCTATTACCGGGCGTTCGTCACCGACCCGACGCATCACTACTCGGGAATCAATGCGCTGACGCTGCAAGTGTTGCGCCGGCACTGCGGCGGCGAGGCCAACCAGAGCGTGATCGACAATCTGATCGGCGGCGTGCTGTGGGCCAGCCTGACCGCCCAGGAGCGAGACCGCAAGGATTACTGGGCGCGCGCCAGCTACGCGGAACTGTGCCTGCTGGTCAACCCGCTCGACAGTGTCCGCAAGGAGTACGGCAACATGGTCGCAGCCGCCAACCGCGACTGGTTTGCCCTCGACTCGAGCCGGCAGACCCTGACCCTGCTGCGCGACCTCGGCTTTCGTCCGGACGAGACCGCCGTCGCGCTGGCCATCGTCGACCGCGAGATCGCCCGCATCACACCGCCGTTCGAGCCGCGGCAGGTGCTGCTGTTCAGCGGCCACATGATCGACGGCCCGAAGCGCGTGCCGCCGCGCTTTCCGGCGGAACGGGAGGCGCTGGCGGCCGAGCGGATCGGGCAGGCGCTCGACCAGCTCGGCGCCGGGCCGGGCGACCTGGCGCTGGCGCAGGCTGCCAGCGGTGGCGACCTGCTCTTCCTCGAAGCCTGCCAGGCGCGCGGCGTCCGCCTGCAACTGCTGCTTCCCTTCGATGAACCGGAGTTCATCGAACGTTCGATCCTGGCCGCCAGCAATGGCGAGCAATGGCGCCAACGCTACTTCGCCGTGACCGCCGCCGCCGAGGTGACGCGCCGCCTCATGCCCGACGAACTGGGTCCCTTGCCGAAAAGCCGAAGCGGCGAGCCGGCGAACGCCTTCGAACGCTGCAATCTCTGGTTGCTGTACACCGCGTTGGCCTGGGGAGCCGGCAAGGTGCGTTTTCTCTGCCTGTGGAATGGCGGCGGCGGCGACGGGCCGGGCGGCACCGCGCACATGTACAACGAAGTGAAGCGCCGCACCGGCCGGGTGACCTGGCTCGATACGCGCACCCTGTGGTGAGCGAACCGCGCGTACCGGCACCCGCTCGACGCGGCATTCGCTAGAACGGCGGCGGGCAGCAGAACGCCAGCGGCCGGGCCGTCTCGGGGTGCGCGAAGGCCAGGGACTCGGCGTGCAGCAGCAGGCGTTGGCCGGCGCCGCCAGCCTGGGCGTAGAGTTCGTCGCCAATGATCGGGTGACCGATCGCCAGCAGGTGCACGCGCAGCTGGTGGGTGCGACCCGTATCCGGCCACAGCGCGAGGCGCGTGGTGTTGGTGAGCGGATCATGGCTCAGCACCTGGTAACGCGTCCGGGAGGGCTTGCCGGCCAGCGGGTCGACTTTCTGGCGGGGGCGGTTGGGCCAGTCGGCAGCGAGCGGCAGGTCGATTTCGCCGGCCAGCGGCGGCAATCCCTTGACCACCGCCACATACCGCTTGTCGACCTGACGATTGGCGAACTGGGTGCCCAGCCTTCGCTGCATCGTCTTGCCGCGTGCCAGGACCAGCAGGCCGGAGGTGGCCATGTCCAGACGATGGACGATCAGCGCTTCCGGGTACTCGGCCTGCACGCGTCCGGCGAGGCAGTCCTGTTTGTCCTCGCCACGGCCGGGAACCGAGAGCAGACCCGCGGGCTTGTTGACCACCAGCAATGATGCGTCGAAGTAGACGATGGCGAGTCCGTCGTCGCGTGGCGCGGGGCAGGTGAGGGCGGCAAGGGTGGGGGTACGGGCGAGGCTCATGGCGGCGGGCAGGGGTCAGACTGAGTAAGCGAATCGTCGCGCCTCCGCCGGAAGACGGCGGCGGACCCAGCCCGGCACAGCGCGTGCATTGCCGGCGACGGGATGGTCCTGGCCGGGATTCTCGGCCGGAGCGCCTCAGGATGTCGGTGTCGGCATTCCTCGGCCGATCCGCAGCGCCTGGCTGGCGCCGCAGAGTGCGTCATGGACTGTCCGGCATTGTCACCGATCGGGTGCTGCGCATGCAAGCAACCCATAACCCTTCACACGCCGAGGGTGCGAATGAAAGTGTTGGGAGGTCCCGATATGCCCCTCCCCCCTCGCGGGGGAGGGGTGATCACCGATGTCAACGCATCTCCATTGAACAAGGGACTTTGACCAACACTTTCAATCACACCCCACGCCGACAGGAACCGGGGGACGGATCGCTGCTATGGCATAATCCGGCGCACACCATGTCGCCAACCGGAGGGGGGGCCGCAGGGTGACGAGTACCCGCAACGCGTCAAGGAACGCTGCACGCATCTTCATCAGCTACCGTCGCCAGGATAGCGAGGCGGCGGCGAGCCGGCTGGCCGAAGACCTGCGCCGGCACTTCGCTGACGAGCAGGTTTTCCAGGACTTTTCCAGCATCGATCCGGGCGCCGATTTTGTCGAGGCCGTGCAGCGCGGGCTCGATACCTGCGCCGCGGTCGTCGTGGTCATCGGACCAGACTGGCTCAAGGTCGTCGACCGTAGCGGCCGCCGGCGCATCGACCTTCCGGAAGACTGGGTCAGGCACGAGGTCGGCGAGAGCCTGCGGCGTCCGGGTGTGCGCGTCTTTCCCGTGCTGGTGGGCGGCGCCGACATGCCCGGCGTCGCCGATCTGCCGGTCGAACTGCAGCCCTTGACCCGCAGGCAGGCGTTTCCGCTGACCGTCCGCCACTGGCCGAAGGATGTTGCGGAACTGGCCGAGCACTTGCGGCGGGTGCCGGGGCTCGATCGGCCGCAACGCGTGACCGGGCTCGTGGACTGGCTCAGGAAGATCGGCGCTGGGAAGGGGTGGCGGTGGTCGGGAGTCGCCGTTGCCGTATTGGCCGCGCTGGGCTACTGGTGGTCCTCTTCCCGGGATCCCGCCGGTCCGCGCGTGACCAAGCTGGCCGATCCGCCCGTGGTCAAGCCAACCGATCCGCCCACCGCCAGGCCAGCGGTGGCGGCGCCGCGGACGGAGCCTGATCTACATCCTGAGGCGGAGACCACGGAGACAGCCCGTCCGGCAAGGAAAGCCGGCGAAGTCTTCCGCGACTGCAGCGACTGTCCGGAGATGGTGGTCATTCCCGCGGGCCGATTCCTGATGGGTTCGCCCAAGGGCGAATCGGGGCGAAGCAATGACGAAGGGCCGCAGCACGAGGTGGCGATGGCACGGCCTTTCGCGGTCGGGAAATACGAGGTCAGCTTCGCCGAGTGGGATGCCTGTGTGGCTGCCGGCGGCTGCCGGCACAGGCCCGACGACGCGGGCTGGGGTCGCAGCCGACGGCCGGTGGTCAACGTCAGTTGGGAAGACGCGCGGACCTACGTCGCGTGGCTGGCCAAGAAGACCGGCAAGGGCTACCGTATGCTGTCCGAGGCCGAGTGGGAATACGCGGCGCGCGCCGGGACGACGAGCTCCTACCCGTGGGGGAACGAAGCCGGTCAGGGCCGCGCCAACTTCCAGGGTTCGGGCAGCCAGTGGAGCGGCAAGCAGACGGCGCCGGTCGGCAGCTTTGCGCCCAACCGTTTCGGGCTGTACGACATGATCGGCAACGCCTGGGAATGGACACAGGATTGCTGGAACGAAAGCTATTCGGGCGCGCCAGCCGAAGGGTCGCCGTGGCTGAAGGGCGACTGTGGCCGGCGGGTGGTGCGCGGCGGCTCGTGGAACCTCCAACCTGAGGACGCGCGGGCGGCCTTCCGCAGCTGGGTCGTGCCCGGAGACCGGGATATCATCCTGGGTTTCCGCCTCGCCAGGAAGCTCTGACCTCCTGCCTATTTGACTCTTTACCTCTTGCCGCCAACGCGTGGCGACACGGTGCGGGCAAGCCAGACGCTGTCCTCGCTGGTCGGTATTCCTTCGTGCCCGCGCGCGGCGGCATGGCAGGCGGCGAGGGCGACGCAGGAAAATCGCCAGGCGGCGGCAACGCTGATCCAGCGCAGGTAGTCGGCGGGAAGGATCTGCCACCCCTGATGATGCCGCGCGGTGCGCATTTTCCGCCATGCTTCGGCGCACGAACCGGTCAGTACGGCGGATTGCCGGCAACTCCCAGGCGACTCGCCACCTCCCGCAGCCTCTTGTCACGTGTCCACAGGGAGGCGCCCGGCGTCAGACGCACAGCGGCGAGCAGGTGGGCGTCGACGTAGCCAATGCCGAGTCCGTACAGTTGGTGGCTTGCGATGAAGCGCATTACCTCGGGGTCGGTGGCCGTGTTGGCCTGCGGCAGATCCTGCAGGGCTACCAGGATGACTTGCCGCCCCCGCAAGTTACCGAGCGCCAGCTCGCCGATGACGAACGGGTGGCTGAGGACGCGCCCGGCCTGCAGATGTTCCCTCAACCCGGCGTCGCCGCTGCGCAGGTGATCGATCCAGACCGAAGTGTCGACCAGGATCACGCCGGCTCCGTTTGTCGCCTCGGCACATCGGACAGTGCGGGTTCGCTACCGCCGAGCAGCGCCAGGCGACGAGCGCTTTCACGCTCGACCAGGGCTTTCAGTGCTTCCTTGACCAGGGCGGACTTTTCGGAAATGCCGGTCAGCACCTGGGCCTTGGCGATCAACGCGTCATCGAGGGCGAGAGTGGTGCGCATGCGATTGCTCCCTGGGTGGTTTGTGCGCAGTTTAGCATCGTTTGATGTCGATGTTCATGCTGTGTCGGGCGGGGGCATTGGCGAGGGTGTGCGGAATGGAGCACCCTGGACTGGCTCGGCGGCGGAACTCGGGAGCAGCGACCGGCCGGTCGCGCCACGGTCCGAGCGGTGCAGCACCCGGCAATTCCATTACACTGCGCATTCCGTCGGCGTCGCTGACGAATCTCTACAGGAGAAGCACGTGAGTATCGCCATTCCCCCCTTGACGACGATTGCCATCGAGTTCGCGGACGGGATCGCCGAGATCCGGCTGAATCGTCCCGAACGTTCGAACGCGATGAACGAGGCGATGTGGCAGGAACTGCGCACGGCCTTCGACTGGGCGGACGCGACAGCCGAGGTGCGCGCCGCGATCCTGAGCGGCGCCGGGCGCAATTTTTGTGCCGGGATCGATCTGGCGATGCTGGCGGGAGTCGCTCAGGCGGTCGCGCATCGCGACCCGGCGCGCAGCCGCGAGGCGTTGCGCCGGCTGATCCTCGATCTCCAGGATTGCCTGTCGACCGTCGAGCGTTGCCGCAAGCCGGTGCTGGCGGCGATTCAGGGCGCCTGCATCGGCGGCGCGATCGATCTGGTGACCTGCTGCGACATGCGTTACGCAACGGCCGAGGTGCAGTTTTCGGTGCGCGAGATCGATGTCGGCATGACCGCCGATGTCGGCACCCTGCAGCGTCTGCCGCGGCTCATCCCGGATGGCGTCGCGCGCGAGCTGGCCTACACCGGCCGCAGCGTCGATGGCGCCGAGGCGCAGGCGATCGGGCTCGTCAATCAGGTCTACGCGACCCCCGAGGCGCTGCTCGACGGGGTGCGCACGATCGCGCGCCGCATCGCCGCGAAATCGCCGCTGGCCATCCGTGGCACCAAGGAGATGCTCAACTACGGCCGCGACCATTCGGTGGCCGATGGGCTGAACTACGTCGCCACCTGGAACGCGGCGATGCTGATGTCCGCCGACCTCGACGAAACGCTGGCCGCGATGCGCGAGCAGCGTCCGCCACGCTTCCTCGATTGACCGGCGCTGCCGGCGGCATGCAGACCTTCGTCCATCACGTTGAACTGGCGGCACCGCTCTTCGTCCTGGTGCTCGTCGGCTATGTGCTGATGCGCGGCTTCGCCTGGCCGCAGGCGATGTCCGACCACCTGTCGCGCTTCGTTTTTTCGGTCGCCCTGCCGGCGATGCTGTTTCACCTGATGAGCGACCTTTCGCGGTTGCCGCCGGTCGATGCGCGGCTGCTGATCGCCTTCTTCGGCGGCTGCCTGATCGTCTTCGTGCTTGGCCGTCTGCTCGCCTGGAAACTCTTTGCGCTGGATGGCGTCGGGCAATCGGTCTTTGCCCTGGGCGGGGTGTTCTCGAACAACGTGCTGCTCGGTCTGCCGCTGGCAAAGATCGCCCTCGGCGACGCGGCGGTTCCTTCGGTGGCCCTGGTACTGGTCTTCAACGCGCTGATCCTGTGGACGCTGCTGACGGTGTCGATCGAGTGGGCGCAGCATGGCAGCTTCTCGCTGCAAGGTTTCGCCCAGACGGCGCGCGGCGTGCTGACCAATCCGATCGTCGCCGCGATTCTCACGGGCACGCTGTTCGGACTGAGCGGCGTGCCGCTGCCCGCTCTCGTCGCCCAGCCGCTGGCGATGATCGGCCAGGCGGCGGCGCCGATGGCGCTCGTCGCTCTGGGCATGGGACTCGCCGAATACGGGGTGCGCGACGGTTGGCGAATCAGCGTCGCCATGACGCTGATGAAGCTGATCATCCAGCCGCTGGTCGTCTGGCTGCTGGCGCGCCTGCTCGGCCTGCCGCCGATGGAAACGCGGGTCGTCGTGCTGTTGGCGTCGCTGGCGGTCGGCGTCAACGTCTATCTGATGTCGCGCCAGTTCAACACCCTGGAAGCGCCGGTGGCGAGCAGCCTGGTGCTGTCCACCGCGCTGGCGGCGCTGACGACGCCGTTGGCGTTGGCGCTGACGGGGGCTTGAGTTGCCGGGGCAGCCGGCGGAACGGTCCGGCGGGGCTTGCGCCCTGCGTTCGCTGTGACCGGCGTCGCCGTCGGCCAGCAGCAGCGCGAGGAAGGCGTCGGACAGCCCGAGCACCGCCAGCGTGAAGCAGACGACGCCGAGCAGGGCGAACGGGGCGAAGGGGGCGAAGGCTGGCGCCTGGCCGATCATCGCTTAGCGCGCCAGCATGAAGTAGGCGACCAGGTAGGGCAGCGCGAAGCCGCCACCCTGCAAGGCGAGGCCGTCTTGGGCAAGGCGTCCAGTTCCAGACGCGGGAGAGCCTGTTGCGCTTCGATTTCCATCAGGCGCGGTTCCAGGGCCGCCTTGCTCGCGGCGGCGGCCTGACGTTCGTTGCCGTGCCAGGCACCGACGAGGGTGCCGAACACGCCGTCGACCGCGCCACCGAAGAGCAGCCCGATCAAGCCGCCGAGGAGCGACATTGCTTCGCTCCTAGACGCAGTCGCCGCGCATCCCGGCGACTACCGCCTGCGTGCGTTCCGGCGTCGCCTCGGCGGCCGGGATCGCGGCGCCCATCACGAGTTCGATCTTCGAGAACACGCCGCGAGGGAAGGGGCGGGTCATCGCCGGGCCGTTCTTGCGCGAGAAGAAGCTGCCCCACAGCCCGCGCAGCGCCAGCGGCACCACCGGCACCGGATTGCGCGCGAGGATCCGGCTCATGCCCGAACGGAAGGGACTGATCTCGCCGTCGGCGGTGATCTTGCCCTCGGGGAAGATGCCGACCAGATCGCCGGCGTCGAGCGCGCGGCCGACTTCGGCGAAGGCTTGCTCCATCATCGCCGGATCTTCCTTGGCAGGCGCGATGGGGATGGCGCGGCTGGTGCGGAAGGCGAACTTGAGCAACGGCCAGCGGAAGATGCGGTGACCCATGACGAAGCGGATCGGGCGCTTGCAGGCGGCCATGATGACCAGCGCGTCGACGAAGCTGACGTGGTTGCAGACGATCAGCGCCGGGCCGTTCTCGGGAATCGCGTCGAACTCGCGCACGCGCAGGCGGTACACCAAATGGATCAGCATCCAGACGATGAAGCGGAGCAGGAACTCGGGCACCAGGCCGTAGATGAACAGCGCCACGGCAGCGTTGCACACGGCGGCGACGGCGAACAGCATGGGAATCGAGAGGCCGGCCGCCAGCATGCCGGCGGCTGCGAGCGCGCCGACCACCATGAACAGCGCGTTCATGATGTTGTTGGCCGCGATGATGCGCGCGCCGTGCTCGGGGTTGGAGCGCTGCTGCACCAGCGCGTAGAGCGGCACGATGAAGAAGCCGCCGAAGGTGCCGATCAGCAGCAGGTCGGCCAGCACGCGCCAGGTCGAGGCCAGCGGCATCAGGCCCAGTGCGCCGAGGCCGGCGGCGGGCGTGGCCGGCGAGGCTAGCGCCAGATCGAAGGCGAACACGGTGAGGCCGATCGAACCCAGCGGCACCAGTCCGAGCTCGACGCGCCTGGCCGAAAGCTTTTCGCACAGCAGGGAGCCGATGCCGATGCCGAAGGTGAAGGTGGCGAGCAGCAGCGTCACCGCCGTTTCGCTGCCGCCGAGCACGTTCTTGGTGTAGGCGGGGAACTGGGCGAGGAACAGCGCGCCGAAAAGCCAAAACCAGGAGATGCCCATGATGGAGAGGAACACGGCCGGCTTCTCGCGGGCGAAACCGATGTTGCGCCAGGTCTCGGTCAGCGGATTGAGGTTGATCGCCAAACTCGGTGCAGGCGGGACGGCGACGGGAATCGCGCGCGCGGCCAGATAGCCGGCGCTGGCGATCGCCAGTCCGACGGCGGTGATCCAGGCGGTGCCGTCGCCGGCGCAGGCGAGCAGGCCGCCGAGCAGGGTGCCGAGCAGGATGGCGACGAAGGTGCCGGCTTCGATCAGGGCATTGCCGCCGACCAGTTCCTCGCTTTTCAGGTGCTGCGGCAGGATAGCGTACTTGACCGGGCCGAACAGCGTCGAATGCAGGCCGAGCAGGAACAGGCCGGCGAACAGCACGGCCAGGCTGTGCAGCCAGAAGCCGGCGCCGCAGACCAGCACGATGGCGATCTCCAGCAGTTTGACCAGCCGCGCCAGCGCCGCCTTGTCGTACTTGTCGGCGAGCTGGCCGGCGGTAGCCGAGAAAAGGAAGAAGGGCAAGATGAAGACGCCCGCCGCCAGGTTGGCCAGCAGCTCGGGCGCGATCGTGGTCCAGCTCGCCGCCTGGAAGGTGAGCAGCACCACCATGGCGTTCTTCAGCACGTTGTCGTTCAACGCACCGAGGAACTGAGTGACGAACAGCGGAGCGAAACGGGAGGTTCGCAACAGGCCAGGTTGATGGCTCATGGGTGTTTTCCTCATTCGTGCGTGGCCGATTCTACGTCGCTTGCATGACGGCGCGGCGCGGAGCTGGCGGCGCGGGGGGCGTGGCCTGGGTGCGCAGGCGCAGCGGGGCCTCGCCGAGGCCGGCGCGCGCCATCCAGGCGAACACCGATTCAACCGTGACGGTGTCGATCTGCCCGGCCATGCGGCGCTCGAAGGGATGGTCGTCGAAGGCGATGTGGGCGGTGCCGATGCGCGCGCCCAGGCGCGTCAGCGCGTCGATCCGCAGCGTGGCCGGCCGGTAGCCCTGGTGCCGCAGCCAGTCGCGCGCGGTGCCGCGGCTCGTCACGCCTGGGTTGGAGAGCAGGGCGAGGGTTTCGATCGCCCACTGGTTGCTTTGCTGGTAGCCGCCCGACCACGGGTAGGCCAGCATGTTGTAGTTGGGCTCGTGCAGCGTGGCGAGCAGCGCGTCGTCCTTGAGGCCCTCGGCCACGCGCGCGGCGAAGTCCGGCTTCAAGACCACCACGCCGGCCTCGTGGAGGAACAGGCCGTCGCCGAAGAACTCCGCCAGCCCCTGGCGATACAGCGCACTACGGCTGCTGCCGCACTCGTTGAGTTTGTGCGCCACGCGCCAGGCGCCGCGCCCGCCGAGCGCGGCGGCGTCGCGGTAGACGATGCCGAGGTGCGAATAGCGCTCGCCCCATTTGCCGAGATCCTGGCCGGCGCGGGCGATCAGCGCCACGCGCACGCCGTCGCGCGCGGCCAGGTCGTCGAGCTGGCGGGCGACGCTGGCCGCCAGCTCGAGATCGCGGCGCATGGAATCGACGCTCGGCCGCCGGGGTTCGCAGGTTTGCCCGGCGAACGCGGCGCCGGCGAGGAGGATCGCCACGGCGAAGGCCAGCACGCGGCGCAGGAGGGCGGACGTGTTCATCAGCGCAGCCTCTCGTTGTACACCAGGGACTCGCCCAGCGCATTGGGAATCAGGCAGATCACTTCGCCGGCGGCGGACAGCAGCCAGCCGGCGGCGACCACGGTGACGGAAAGCACGGTGCCGGCGCCGACGGCGGCGGAGGTCGCCACCTTGCCTGAGAAGTGCAGGCTGGCAGTGGCGCCGTCGGCGGCGCGGCGCAACAGCCAGACGGTGCCGCCGGCGGAGGCTTCGACGGCGGTCACGGTGAGCACCGCGCCGGCGCCGAGGATGGCGACCGGCGCCACGCTCAGCACGGCGACCGGAAAGGCGAGCGAGAGGCTGGACGCGGCGCTGGCCTCCATGCCGCCGTGAGCGCGGGCAACGGCCGGCGTCAGCGCGACGGCCGGGGCGAGGGCGAGGGCGGCGAACAGGCTCAGGGTGCGGCGGCGGGACAGGATCGGTTTCATGGCGTTCTCCTTGGATGGTTGGGAGATCAGGGTTTGACGGCGGTTTGTGGTTCGGAACGGACGACGGCGACTGGCGCGGCGACGGGTTCTGCGGCGCTTGCCGCACGCTCCAGCCGGTCGGCCTCGTAGGCGTCGCGCAGGGTCTTGGCCAAGGTGAAGGCCGAGGAGATCAGGTAGAGCCAGCTCACCAGCAGATAGGCTTTCCAGGTCGGGTTGATCGCCATGCGCCACAGGCCCCAGGCGGTGAGCGCCATGGCGAGGCCGAAGCCGGCCCAGACCACCAGCGACCACAGCGGCGTGTCCGCCGGTGCGGCGGCGTTGTCGCGCACGTACTTGGCCAGCGCGAAGGCCGACGAGAGGCAGAAGAAGTAGCCCATGACCATGAAGGCGCGGTCGAGGTCGTCGCCGGGCAGCCAGGCGAGGCCGGTGCCGCAGATCAACAAGGCGAGGCCGAAGGAGACCCAGACTTGAAGGCGCCAGGCGCCGGTGTCGCGTTGCACGATGCGGGGGATGGTTTCCATGATGCGCTCCTTTTCGGTGGTGTCGAATGACGAAGCGAATGGTGGCTGCGGCCGGACGACGGTACAAGCATCAGCGACGATGTCGCTGATGCTGCCACCCGTAGTATCGTGTCGAGATACTTTTCAGGAGATGCCGCCATGAGTACTACCGCCGACCTGATCGCCCACCTCAAGGCCGAACTGAAGGCCGCCGGCGTCACCTACGCCGTGGTCGCCGAGCGTCTGGGCATGGCCGAGTCCAGCGTCAAGCGCATGTTCGCCAAGGGCGGCGACATGCCGGTGTCGCGCATCGACGACATCTGCCGTGTCATCAACCTCGATTTCGCCGATCTCGCCCGGCGCGTCGCCGATACCGCGCCGCTGATGCTGGAACTGACGCTGGCGCAGGAAAAGGCGGTGGTGGCCGACCGCACGCTGCTGGTGGTGGCGATCTGCGTCGTCAGCCAGGTGCCGGCCAAGGAGATCCTCGCCACCTACGATCTCTCCGAGGCCAGGCTGGTCAAGGCGCTGACCCAGCTCGACCGCATCGGCATCATCGACCTGCGCCCCGGCAATCGCTACCGGCTCAAGGTGGCCAAGGGATTCCGCTGGCGGCCGCACGGGCCGGTGATGGAGTTCTTCCGCAAGGAGGTGCTGGACGACTACTTCGCCGGCGGTTTCGACGGCGAGTCGGAGATGCTGATGGTGGTGCACGGCGAGATCGGCCGCGGCCTGGCGAATTCGTTCCGCGAGCGGCTGATGCGCGTCGGCCAGGATTTCGCCAACCAGCACCTGGCCGACCAGAAGCTGCCGGCCGAGCAGCGCCGGCCCTACACCATCGTCATCGGCATGCGCTCCTGGCTGATGCAGGCGCTGGCGCAGATGCGGCGCGCGGGCCGCCTGGAAATCTAAACGCGCCGTCCCGCCAGCGCCGAGTTTTCGACCGACGCCGGCTTCGTGCGCCTGCTGGTCGGCGTGGTAGCTGGAGCGCACCATGGGCGCGCTGGCGCCGTTGGCGAAGCCCATCTCGCCGGCTTTGGGCGGCGCAGCGGGCGAGGGTGTCCGGATGGACCGAGCGCTGCACCGCCAGATGGTAGCCGGAGGGTACCAGGTACTGGCCGATGGT contains:
- a CDS encoding type II toxin-antitoxin system VapC family toxin, producing MILVDTSVWIDHLRSGDAGLREHLQAGRVLSHPFVIGELALGNLRGRQVILVALQDLPQANTATDPEVMRFIASHQLYGLGIGYVDAHLLAAVRLTPGASLWTRDKRLREVASRLGVAGNPPY
- a CDS encoding crotonase/enoyl-CoA hydratase family protein, which translates into the protein MSIAIPPLTTIAIEFADGIAEIRLNRPERSNAMNEAMWQELRTAFDWADATAEVRAAILSGAGRNFCAGIDLAMLAGVAQAVAHRDPARSREALRRLILDLQDCLSTVERCRKPVLAAIQGACIGGAIDLVTCCDMRYATAEVQFSVREIDVGMTADVGTLQRLPRLIPDGVARELAYTGRSVDGAEAQAIGLVNQVYATPEALLDGVRTIARRIAAKSPLAIRGTKEMLNYGRDHSVADGLNYVATWNAAMLMSADLDETLAAMREQRPPRFLD
- a CDS encoding SUMF1/EgtB/PvdO family nonheme iron enzyme encodes the protein MTSTRNASRNAARIFISYRRQDSEAAASRLAEDLRRHFADEQVFQDFSSIDPGADFVEAVQRGLDTCAAVVVVIGPDWLKVVDRSGRRRIDLPEDWVRHEVGESLRRPGVRVFPVLVGGADMPGVADLPVELQPLTRRQAFPLTVRHWPKDVAELAEHLRRVPGLDRPQRVTGLVDWLRKIGAGKGWRWSGVAVAVLAALGYWWSSSRDPAGPRVTKLADPPVVKPTDPPTARPAVAAPRTEPDLHPEAETTETARPARKAGEVFRDCSDCPEMVVIPAGRFLMGSPKGESGRSNDEGPQHEVAMARPFAVGKYEVSFAEWDACVAAGGCRHRPDDAGWGRSRRPVVNVSWEDARTYVAWLAKKTGKGYRMLSEAEWEYAARAGTTSSYPWGNEAGQGRANFQGSGSQWSGKQTAPVGSFAPNRFGLYDMIGNAWEWTQDCWNESYSGAPAEGSPWLKGDCGRRVVRGGSWNLQPEDARAAFRSWVVPGDRDIILGFRLARKL
- a CDS encoding DUF4071 domain-containing protein, with translation MKPHAFIAMPFGSKPGHDGRPIDFNRVYAEYIRPALEAAGLEVFRADEDSRAGDIRTDMFQELLVADLVVADLTLDNANVWYELGVRHALRARGVVLVQGPRPNQPFDIYTDRKLNYSLLDGAPDPAKLPAERDALTAMVRASMATSTRRKVSPVFQLIPNLEQPEWRRLLLAERNEFSDAYDSWSSRMEVARQKNRPGDILVLADETPMRALHIEARRSAGNALLKLQQYELALEQFELALEIDADDKASREKKSVCLGRLGRFEDARECVSQLTNDHPRDAESWALAGRVEKECWLALWRRPGLTPAEMHALARDENAALGEAIDPYYRAFVTDPTHHYSGINALTLQVLRRHCGGEANQSVIDNLIGGVLWASLTAQERDRKDYWARASYAELCLLVNPLDSVRKEYGNMVAAANRDWFALDSSRQTLTLLRDLGFRPDETAVALAIVDREIARITPPFEPRQVLLFSGHMIDGPKRVPPRFPAEREALAAERIGQALDQLGAGPGDLALAQAASGGDLLFLEACQARGVRLQLLLPFDEPEFIERSILAASNGEQWRQRYFAVTAAAEVTRRLMPDELGPLPKSRSGEPANAFERCNLWLLYTALAWGAGKVRFLCLWNGGGGDGPGGTAHMYNEVKRRTGRVTWLDTRTLW
- a CDS encoding type II toxin-antitoxin system VapB family antitoxin — translated: MRTTLALDDALIAKAQVLTGISEKSALVKEALKALVERESARRLALLGGSEPALSDVPRRQTEPA
- a CDS encoding RNA pseudouridine synthase; translated protein: MSLARTPTLAALTCPAPRDDGLAIVYFDASLLVVNKPAGLLSVPGRGEDKQDCLAGRVQAEYPEALIVHRLDMATSGLLVLARGKTMQRRLGTQFANRQVDKRYVAVVKGLPPLAGEIDLPLAADWPNRPRQKVDPLAGKPSRTRYQVLSHDPLTNTTRLALWPDTGRTHQLRVHLLAIGHPIIGDELYAQAGGAGQRLLLHAESLAFAHPETARPLAFCCPPPF
- a CDS encoding AEC family transporter, which codes for MQTFVHHVELAAPLFVLVLVGYVLMRGFAWPQAMSDHLSRFVFSVALPAMLFHLMSDLSRLPPVDARLLIAFFGGCLIVFVLGRLLAWKLFALDGVGQSVFALGGVFSNNVLLGLPLAKIALGDAAVPSVALVLVFNALILWTLLTVSIEWAQHGSFSLQGFAQTARGVLTNPIVAAILTGTLFGLSGVPLPALVAQPLAMIGQAAAPMALVALGMGLAEYGVRDGWRISVAMTLMKLIIQPLVVWLLARLLGLPPMETRVVVLLASLAVGVNVYLMSRQFNTLEAPVASSLVLSTALAALTTPLALALTGA